The following proteins are encoded in a genomic region of Cherax quadricarinatus isolate ZL_2023a chromosome 5, ASM3850222v1, whole genome shotgun sequence:
- the inc gene encoding BTB/POZ domain-containing protein KCTD5 isoform X1, with amino-acid sequence MASSPRTDDHIVNGEVSGTARSREWIRLNVGGTYFLTTRTTLCRDPNSFLCRLVQEDPELNTDMDETGAYLIDRDPTYFGPVLNYLRHGKLVVNKDLAEEGILEEAEFYNITELIRLVKERISQRDNRPPKAGKKHMYRVLQCHENELTQLVSTMSDGWKFEQLINIGSQYSYGSEDHTEFLCVVSREYSSSSGSNQCSTDRPDHLDLHSSKDCRKLNFMYNLPASP; translated from the exons ATGGCGTCGTCACCTCGGACAGATGATCACATCGTTAATGGTGAAGTCTCAGGAACAGCCAGATCTCGGGAATGGATCAGGCTAAACGTGGGAGGAACATACTTTCTCACCACAAGAACAACTCTTTGCAGGGATCCTAATTCCTTCCTGTGTCGGCTGGTGCAAGAAGACCCCGAGCTCAACACAGACATG GATGAAACTGGTGCCTACTTAATTGACAGAGATCCTACATATTTTGGTCCTGTGCTTAATTACCTCCGACATGGAAAATTAGTAGTGAATAAAGATTTAGCAGAAGAAG GTATCTTAGAAGAAGCAGAATTCTACAACATTACAGAGTTAATTAGGTTAGTGAAAGAACGCATTAGCCAAAGAGATAACCGACCACCAAAAGCAGGGAAGAAACACATGTATAGAGTACTTCAGTGTCATGAGAATGAGCTAACTCAGCTTGTGTCAACAATGTCTGATGGGTGGAAGTTTGAACAG TTGATCAATATTGGATCTCAGTACAGTTATGGAAGTGAAGACCACACAGAATTTTTGTGTGTTGTCTCACGAGAGTATTCATCCTCCTCCGGCTCCAATCAGTGCTCAACTGACCGACCTGACCACCTCGATCTACACAGCTCCAAGGACTGTAGGAAACTGAACTTTATGTACAACTTGCCAGCATCTCCCTAG
- the inc gene encoding BTB/POZ domain-containing protein KCTD5 isoform X2, with product MASSPRTDDHIVNGEVSGTARSREWIRLNVGGTYFLTTRTTLCRDPNSFLCRLVQEDPELNTDMDETGAYLIDRDPTYFGPVLNYLRHGKLVVNKDLAEEGILEEAEFYNITELIRLVKERISQRDNRPPKAGKKHMYRVLQCHENELTQLVSTMSDGWKFEQLINIGSQYSYGSEDHTEFLCVVSREYSSSSGSNQCSTDRPDHLDLHSSKD from the exons ATGGCGTCGTCACCTCGGACAGATGATCACATCGTTAATGGTGAAGTCTCAGGAACAGCCAGATCTCGGGAATGGATCAGGCTAAACGTGGGAGGAACATACTTTCTCACCACAAGAACAACTCTTTGCAGGGATCCTAATTCCTTCCTGTGTCGGCTGGTGCAAGAAGACCCCGAGCTCAACACAGACATG GATGAAACTGGTGCCTACTTAATTGACAGAGATCCTACATATTTTGGTCCTGTGCTTAATTACCTCCGACATGGAAAATTAGTAGTGAATAAAGATTTAGCAGAAGAAG GTATCTTAGAAGAAGCAGAATTCTACAACATTACAGAGTTAATTAGGTTAGTGAAAGAACGCATTAGCCAAAGAGATAACCGACCACCAAAAGCAGGGAAGAAACACATGTATAGAGTACTTCAGTGTCATGAGAATGAGCTAACTCAGCTTGTGTCAACAATGTCTGATGGGTGGAAGTTTGAACAG TTGATCAATATTGGATCTCAGTACAGTTATGGAAGTGAAGACCACACAGAATTTTTGTGTGTTGTCTCACGAGAGTATTCATCCTCCTCCGGCTCCAATCAGTGCTCAACTGACCGACCTGACCACCTCGATCTACACAGCTCCAAGGACT